DNA sequence from the Phycisphaerae bacterium genome:
CTCTTCAACAAGGAAATGCTCTACGCCGGTCGCTTCATCACGCCCATCCGCCACGGCTCTCCCTACGAAGGCCTCCTGTTGGGTCGGATGGACGTGGAAAGCGCCCCCGCCAACTACGCCGCCCTGAAGGCCCTGCTGGCCGAGTTCGTCAAGCTCGTCGAGGCCGACTACGGCGAAGGGGTTCTTACGATCACCGAGACCAACGAAGACGGCGTCACCATCGCCACCCTGGCCCATCGCGACCTGGCCGGCATGGTCCTCTCCCTCGCCAGCTACAAGGATGTCATCGCCCTCTCCTTCGGCGGGCCGACGATGCTCAACGAGGCGATGATGTTGCTCCAGGGCTCGGCCGGCAAAAAGGGCTTGGCCCAATCGGACCGCTTCAAGAAAGCCTTCGACCAACTCCCGCCCGCCGAGGATACGCTCGTCTTCTTCGACCCCTCGCTGCTGTTCACCCGCGTCGGCGGAATGATCAAGATGATGGCGGGCGCCGCCGAAATGAAGGACGAACCCCCGGCGGAAAAGGACGGCGAGAAGCCCGAAGAAGCGGACGCCGAAGCCCATGAAGCCAAGGCCGCCGTCGCCGCCCTCTCCAAGGTTCTCGACGACATTTCCATCTTCGACTACGTCGCCAGCGTCGAATATACCGACGGCTATCGCGTCTTCTCCGAAAGCGTCGCCAAGCTCAAGGTGGATGCCAAGAACAAGCCTCTTTACGACGTCCTCGCCGGCGGCAAGAACCCCGAAGACTTCGCCGCCTTCATCCCCCAGGAAGCCGCCAACTTCAGCGTTACCTCCGGTATTAACTTCAAGGCCCTATACGCCTACATCCGCGACTTCGCCGAGACCCATCTCCCCGGCGGGAAGGAGGCCTTCGAGGCGTTTGCTCGTGTCCAAGCGGAGGAGCTGGAGATCGATCTCGAGAACGACGTCATCAACAATCTCGAAGGACCCATGATCTCCTTCGCCATGGGAAATGACTGGCTGCTCATGTTCAAGGTTTCCAACGAAAAGAAGATGAGCAAGGCCCTCTCCGGCCTCTTCAAGAAAATCAACGAGGAAATGGGCGAGAAGAACGCGCTGATGCTCTCGTCCGTCAAGGTCGCCGGCGGCCGCAACTTCACCCAGGTCTCCCACCCCATGATGATGATGATGGGCGGCATGAGCCCGCCGGTCTGGGGCTGCGCCGAGGGCTACCTGATCCTCGGCTCCTCCGCCAAGACCGTCAACCTCAGCCTCAAGACCGCCGCCGGCGATCACGCCAACATCACCAAGAACCAGCGCTGGGCCGCCGAGGCCATCCGTCCCAAATCCGGCAGCGTCGATTCCATCAGCTACGCCGACGAGGCCAATTTCGCCGCCGACTTGCAGGCCGGAATTGGCGTCGCCTCCATGGTCATGGGCTTTGCAACCATGGGAATGGCCGAGGCGCCGCCGCAAGTCCGCGGCATCTTCCAAACCATCCCCGGCATCCTCGCGAAACTCGGCCCCGTCGCCGCCAAGCTCGATTTCTATCAATCCACCGCCAGTGTCGCCACCTTCGACGGTCAGCGCTGGATGACCAAGGCCGTGCAGAACTACAAGGACCCCGCGACGCGAAAGAAATCAGACGTCGATTCCGAAGAAGACGACGCCACGCCTCCGCGAAAGGCGAAAAGGCCCGCGGATGACGACGAAGAAGCCGACAAGAACGACGAGAGCGGAGAATAAGCGTAATCGGGTCCTTTTGGTCCCTTAGGTCCCTTATCGTCTTCGCTCCTATACTGCCGTATGGCGGCGATGACCTCGCTGAAGTCGCTTCTCTCCGAAAACACAATCCCGGGTGACCCCGCGCTGGTCTTTCCCGAGGGCGACGCCCTCCGCTGCGTCGCCTGCGGTCATCGCTGCCTCATCAAGCCCGGCCGCGCCGGCGTCTGCCGTGTCCGCTTCAACGAAAACGGCGAACTCCGCGTCCCCGGCGGCTACGTCGCCGGTCTCCAGATCGACCCCATCGAGAAAAAGCCGTTCTACCACGCCTACCCCGGCCGCGACGCGATGTCCTTTGGCATGCTCGGCTGCGACTACCACTGTGGCTACTGCCAGAACTGGGTCACCTCGCAGGCCCTTCGCGACGACCAGGCCGTCAGCCTCCCGCGCTTCTGCTCGCCCAGGCAGCTCGCCGACCTCGCCGTCGAAAACGGCACGCCCGTCGTTGTCTCCACCTACAACGAGCCGCTCATCACCAGCGAATGGGCCGTCGAAGTCTTCAAGGAGGTCTGCGCCCGCGGCCTCGTCTGCGGCTACATCTCCAACGGCAACGGCACCCCCGAAGTGCTCGACTTCATCCGGCCCTACGTGGACTTGTACAAGGTCGACTTGAAGGGCTTCGATGACAAGCACTACCGCGAACTCGGCGGCGTCCTCGCCAACGTCCTCGATACGATCGGCCGCTTGAAGGGAATGGGCTTCTGGGTCGAGATCGTCACCCTCATCGTCCCCGGCTTCAACGACAGCGACGCCGAGCTGACCGGCATCGCGAAATTCCTCGCCGGCGTCTCCCGCGACATGCCCTGGCACGTCACCGCCTTCCATCCCGACTACAAGATGCAGGACAACCAGCGCACCCCCGCCGCCACGCTCCTTCGCGCCTACGACATCGGCAAGGCCGCCGGTCTCCGCTTCGTCTACCCCGGCAACATCCACGGCGGCGTCGGCGACCGCGAGAACACCTACTGCCCGTCGTGCAATGCTTTGATCATCCGCCGCACCGGCTTCTACGTACACGAGAACCGCATGACCACGCCCGGCAAATGCCCCGAGTGCGCCGCCGACATCCCCGGCGTCTTCGAAGCTGACGCCCCC
Encoded proteins:
- the amrS gene encoding AmmeMemoRadiSam system radical SAM enzyme; the protein is MTSLKSLLSENTIPGDPALVFPEGDALRCVACGHRCLIKPGRAGVCRVRFNENGELRVPGGYVAGLQIDPIEKKPFYHAYPGRDAMSFGMLGCDYHCGYCQNWVTSQALRDDQAVSLPRFCSPRQLADLAVENGTPVVVSTYNEPLITSEWAVEVFKEVCARGLVCGYISNGNGTPEVLDFIRPYVDLYKVDLKGFDDKHYRELGGVLANVLDTIGRLKGMGFWVEIVTLIVPGFNDSDAELTGIAKFLAGVSRDMPWHVTAFHPDYKMQDNQRTPAATLLRAYDIGKAAGLRFVYPGNIHGGVGDRENTYCPSCNALIIRRTGFYVHENRMTTPGKCPECAADIPGVFEADAPKHSDGSGIPLPVYM